DNA sequence from the Arthrobacter jinronghuae genome:
CAGGAGGCCTCGGCATGGCGGTGTTCTCAGCAGACCGTTCCCGCCGCCCCGCTCCGCCGTCGGAGTCCGACGCCGCGACTGCCGCAGGGTTTCCCAGTCCGGCCCGGGACTATTTTGACGGCCGGATTGACCTCAACCGGCACCTGATCCGGGACCCCACCTCCACCTACGTGGTGCGAGTGGAAGGCGATTCCATGGCGGGCACCGGTATCTGCAACGGGGATGAACTGATTGTGGACCGTTCGCTCACGCCGCGCGACGGCGCCGTCGTCGTTG
Encoded proteins:
- a CDS encoding LexA family protein produces the protein MAVFSADRSRRPAPPSESDAATAAGFPSPARDYFDGRIDLNRHLIRDPTSTYVVRVEGDSMAGTGICNGDELIVDRSLTPRDGAVVVAVVDGELTVRRLLLGGQRIVLRAESPGYPDILVAEPSELSVWGVVTRCLHHV